Proteins encoded by one window of Elaeis guineensis isolate ETL-2024a chromosome 12, EG11, whole genome shotgun sequence:
- the LOC105055563 gene encoding heavy metal-associated isoprenylated plant protein 3 yields the protein MAKKGKKEGQGGGGGGGGEGKKDDGTITVVLKVDMDCEGCVEKVKKSVKGFKGVEGMKVDSVGGKLTVVGKVDPTKLRDRVAAKTHKKVDLVSPTNPPKKDAKEKEDSKKPAGEKDSNKSHEKKSKEPVVSTVVLKIQLDCDGCIKRIEKGIRKIKGVQVVTLDAQKDLVTVKGTMDAKALPEVLKEKLKREVEVALPKKNEGGEKKDKGGDKKEKGEGGGGGGKEAATNLMEYYAGYPYYVEMVYAPQLFSDDNPNACSVM from the exons ATGGCCAAG AAGGGGAAGAAGGAAGGAcaaggaggtggaggaggaggaggaggagaagggaagaAAGACGACGGCACGATCACCGTCGTTTTGAAGGTCGACATGGATTGTGAGGGATGCGTCGAGAAGGTTAAGAAATCCGTCAAGGGATTCAAAG GGGTGGAAGGGATGAAGGTGGACTCTGTCGGCGGGAAGCTGACGGTGGTGGGGAAGGTGGATCCGACGAAGCTCCGCGATCGAGTGGCGGCCAAGACCCACAAGAAGGTCGATCTCGTCTCACCCACCAATCCCCCCAAAAAGGATGCCAAAGAGAAAGAGGACTCCAAAAAGCCCGCCGGCGAGAAGGACTCCAACAAGTCCCACGAGAAAAAGTCCAAggag CCTGTGGTTTCGACGGTGGTGCTGAAGATTCAGCTCGACTGCGATGGCTGCATCAAACGGATTGAAAAAGGGATCCGGAAAATTAAGG GAGTGCAGGTGGTGACGCTGGACGCGCAGAAGGATCTGGTGACCGTGAAGGGGACGATGGACGCGAAGGCGCTGCCGGAGGTGCTGAAGGAGAAGCTGAAGCGGGAGGTGGAGGTGGCGCTGCCGAAGAAGAACGAGGGTGGCGAGAAGAAGGACAAGGGCGGAGACAAGAAGGAGAAGGGCGAGGGTGGTGGCGGCGGAGGGAAAGAGGCGGCTACCAACCTGATGGAGTACTACGCGGGCTATCCTTACTACGTCGAGATGGTGTACGCGCCACAGCTGTTCAGCGACGACAACCCCAACGCCTGCTCCGTTATGTGA